Proteins found in one Labrenzia sp. VG12 genomic segment:
- a CDS encoding GNAT family N-acetyltransferase, whose translation MALLRPGASPDAELLIEAGGYYLRPPIMYDFKPWAALREESRTFLKPWEPLWPSDDLTKTGFRRRLRRYARDRKEGRSLSFLLFRAKTDEILGGLTLSNIRRGVSQTATLGYWMGERHSGKGHMSAAVAMILPFCFDVLNLHRIEAACLPTNMPSIRLLENAGFQREGYARNYLLINGSWQDHLLFACLAEDHASRPAKVAPSVEGILKEFL comes from the coding sequence ATGGCGCTGCTACGTCCGGGAGCATCACCAGATGCCGAATTGCTGATCGAGGCGGGCGGATATTATCTGCGCCCGCCGATCATGTATGACTTCAAGCCCTGGGCCGCTCTGCGCGAGGAAAGCCGGACATTTCTCAAACCCTGGGAGCCGCTTTGGCCCTCCGACGATCTGACCAAGACCGGGTTTCGCCGGCGATTGCGCCGGTATGCCAGGGACCGGAAGGAAGGTCGGAGCCTGTCGTTCCTGCTGTTCCGGGCGAAGACGGATGAAATACTTGGCGGGCTGACCCTCAGCAACATCCGCCGTGGTGTCAGCCAGACTGCGACACTTGGCTACTGGATGGGCGAGCGTCATTCGGGAAAAGGGCACATGTCGGCGGCCGTCGCCATGATCCTGCCGTTTTGTTTCGACGTTTTGAACCTTCACCGCATCGAGGCGGCCTGTTTGCCGACAAACATGCCGTCCATCCGTCTCCTCGAAAATGCCGGGTTTCAGCGGGAAGGCTATGCGCGCAACTATCTGTTGATTAACGGGTCCTGGCAGGATCACCTGCTGTTTGCCTGTTTGGCGGAAGACCATGCGTCGCGGCCCGCAAAAGTCGCTCCGAGCGTCGAGGGAATCTTGAAAGAATTCTTGTGA
- a CDS encoding EAL domain-containing protein encodes MSFLRPDTARNVLANIVIAMSFMVVTLAAALPARALEPIPVPIDIEALDITNSVEFHRDAGTRLQVSTAPGADGIVRRIEVPSRDGANTNWVVFALANTSDNQIDRLIVAPNYKLAGSDLFWPDLGSSRIAAITPSQGIAPERQKSLEADVFLVTLDPGSIVTFVAELTTPNLPEIRIWEPDVYEETVNAYTLYRGIILGISGLLALFLTILFVVKGTVMFPATAALAWSVLAYLCIDFGFWGMVFNLEGGGSQLARACAEVMLAASLIIFLYAYLNLNRWNIHYSHLALTTLILILGLLGVAVWDPSVASGIARLSLAVIGLLGFVTIAVLAFQHYDRAILLIPTWCLLIAWLVGAAMTITGYLSNDIVQPALGGGLVLIVLLIGFTVMQHAFAGGAIAQGLISDIERKALALTGAGDIIWDWDIDRDRIYTGNEVEDLLNLKRGTLEGPARDWLDILHPQDRDRFRATLDAVIDQRRGKVMQTFRLRSEDGHFRWFRLRARPIIGSDGEVIRCVGTLLDVTEERTAEERLLHDAVHDNLTGLPNRELFVDRLRTSVVRAKAEETAKPTILVLNLDRFKQVNDSIGLSAGDSILLTVARRLGRLIGQQDTLGRLSGDQYGLVLLSEQEPDRIVALADALRKAVRAPITFGDREIFLTCSVGIAFYEGGKQGVEDMLTNAEIALNHAKRLGGDRQEVFRPILRPLDKNIVDLEADLREAIKKETLGVFFQPIIRLEDQAVAGFEVLARWNHPKRGKISPSEFIPVAEQSGLINELGMYMLDKGAQQLAFWQREFPLPRPLFASVNLSSRQLLKQDLINDVKAVLSRTSVVPGTLKLELTESLVMSNPEYSAKVLERLRGLGAGLSLDDFGTGHSSLSYLQRFPFDTIKIDQSFVKPNSSSARPVLLRTMVAMGHDLGMSVVAEGAESENDALELYQLGCEYAQGFFFGEAMSANEATRLLRKMPAEAAETA; translated from the coding sequence ATGTCATTTCTGAGACCGGATACTGCCCGCAACGTGCTGGCCAACATCGTTATTGCCATGTCGTTTATGGTGGTGACGCTGGCCGCGGCACTGCCCGCCAGGGCACTTGAACCGATCCCCGTGCCGATCGATATCGAGGCGCTCGATATCACCAATTCCGTTGAGTTTCACCGGGATGCCGGCACGCGTCTTCAGGTCTCCACAGCCCCCGGTGCGGATGGCATCGTCCGCCGCATCGAGGTGCCCTCGCGCGATGGCGCCAATACCAACTGGGTGGTCTTTGCGCTGGCCAACACCAGCGACAACCAGATCGACCGCCTGATCGTTGCCCCCAATTACAAGCTGGCCGGCTCGGATCTGTTCTGGCCAGACCTCGGCTCTTCCCGCATCGCGGCAATCACGCCCAGCCAGGGCATCGCGCCCGAACGGCAAAAGAGCCTGGAAGCCGACGTCTTCCTGGTGACGCTCGATCCGGGATCGATTGTGACTTTCGTGGCCGAGCTGACGACACCCAATCTGCCGGAAATCCGGATCTGGGAACCGGATGTCTACGAGGAAACGGTCAACGCCTATACGCTTTACCGGGGCATCATCCTGGGCATCTCCGGCCTCTTGGCGCTGTTCCTGACCATCCTGTTCGTGGTCAAGGGAACGGTGATGTTTCCCGCGACCGCAGCTCTTGCCTGGTCGGTCCTGGCCTATCTGTGCATCGATTTCGGCTTCTGGGGCATGGTCTTCAATCTGGAAGGCGGCGGCAGTCAGCTGGCAAGGGCCTGCGCCGAGGTCATGCTGGCGGCGAGCTTGATCATCTTCCTCTATGCCTATCTGAACCTCAATCGCTGGAACATCCACTATTCCCATCTGGCGCTGACCACGCTGATCCTGATCCTGGGTCTTCTCGGGGTCGCTGTCTGGGATCCGTCGGTTGCCTCCGGCATTGCCCGTTTGTCGCTTGCCGTCATCGGGCTGCTCGGTTTCGTCACCATCGCCGTCCTGGCCTTCCAGCACTATGACCGCGCGATCCTTCTGATCCCGACCTGGTGTCTCCTGATCGCCTGGCTGGTGGGCGCGGCGATGACAATTACCGGTTATCTCTCCAACGACATCGTCCAGCCGGCGCTTGGCGGCGGTCTCGTTCTGATCGTGCTGCTGATCGGCTTCACGGTGATGCAGCACGCCTTTGCTGGCGGCGCGATCGCACAAGGCCTGATCTCCGACATCGAACGCAAGGCGCTGGCGCTGACTGGGGCCGGTGACATCATCTGGGACTGGGACATCGACCGCGACCGCATCTACACCGGCAATGAAGTCGAGGATCTCCTGAACCTGAAACGCGGCACGCTCGAAGGACCGGCACGCGACTGGCTCGACATCCTGCACCCGCAGGACAGGGACCGGTTCCGGGCGACGCTCGATGCCGTGATCGACCAGCGGCGCGGCAAGGTCATGCAGACGTTCCGCCTGCGCTCCGAAGACGGGCATTTCCGCTGGTTCCGCCTGCGTGCCCGGCCGATCATCGGCTCCGATGGCGAAGTGATCCGCTGCGTCGGCACGCTGCTCGACGTGACCGAGGAGCGCACCGCCGAAGAACGCCTGCTGCATGATGCCGTCCACGACAATCTGACCGGCCTGCCGAACCGGGAACTGTTCGTCGACCGGCTGCGCACCAGCGTGGTGCGCGCCAAGGCGGAAGAGACGGCCAAGCCGACGATCCTGGTGCTCAATCTCGACCGGTTCAAACAGGTCAATGACAGCATCGGCCTGTCGGCTGGCGACAGTATTCTGCTCACCGTTGCCCGGCGTCTCGGCCGCCTGATCGGCCAGCAGGACACGCTTGGCCGCCTGTCGGGCGACCAATATGGCCTTGTGCTTCTGTCTGAACAGGAACCGGACCGGATCGTTGCGCTGGCGGATGCCCTGCGCAAGGCCGTCAGGGCCCCGATCACTTTCGGCGACCGCGAGATCTTCCTGACCTGCTCCGTCGGCATTGCCTTTTACGAAGGCGGCAAGCAGGGCGTGGAGGACATGCTCACCAATGCCGAGATCGCACTGAACCATGCCAAGCGCCTCGGCGGGGACCGCCAGGAAGTGTTCCGGCCGATCCTGCGCCCGCTCGACAAGAACATCGTCGACCTGGAAGCCGACCTGCGCGAGGCGATCAAGAAGGAAACGCTTGGCGTTTTCTTCCAGCCGATCATTCGTCTGGAAGACCAGGCGGTTGCCGGGTTCGAGGTTCTGGCCCGCTGGAACCACCCGAAACGCGGGAAGATTTCCCCCTCGGAATTCATTCCCGTCGCGGAACAGTCCGGCCTGATCAACGAGCTCGGCATGTACATGCTCGATAAGGGCGCGCAGCAGCTGGCCTTCTGGCAGCGTGAATTCCCGCTGCCGCGGCCGCTTTTTGCCTCGGTCAACCTGTCGTCCCGTCAGCTCCTGAAACAGGACCTGATCAATGATGTGAAGGCGGTTCTGTCCCGCACATCGGTGGTGCCGGGCACGCTGAAGCTGGAACTGACCGAATCTCTGGTCATGTCCAATCCGGAATATTCCGCCAAGGTGCTGGAACGCCTGCGCGGCCTTGGGGCAGGCCTGTCGCTGGATGATTTCGGCACAGGTCATTCGTCGCTGTCCTATCTGCAGCGTTTCCCGTTCGACACGATCAAGATCGACCAGTCCTTTGTGAAGCCGAACAGTTCGTCCGCGCGGCCTGTCCTTTTGAGAACCATGGTGGCCATGGGGCACGATCTCGGCATGTCGGTGGTGGCGGAAGGCGCGGAGAGCGAAAACGACGCGCTGGAGCTCTACCAGCTCGGCTGCGAATACGCGCAGGGCTTCTTCTTCGGCGAGGCCATGTCCGCCAACGAGGCCACAAGGCTCCTGCGCAAGATGCCGGCAGAGGCGGCGGAAACGGCTTGA
- a CDS encoding DUF983 domain-containing protein, with the protein MEDKAHFPPVNPVTAGLSGKCPRCGQGNLFDGFLSVKKSCLSCGLDYSFADSGDGPAVFVIMLVGFVVVGLVLFVELSFQPPIWLHLLLWLPLTVLLAGLVLRPLKGLMIALQFRHQAEEGRLDDGSE; encoded by the coding sequence ATGGAAGACAAGGCGCATTTCCCGCCGGTCAATCCGGTTACCGCGGGGCTGTCAGGCAAATGCCCTCGCTGTGGTCAGGGGAACCTGTTTGACGGCTTCCTCAGCGTGAAGAAGTCTTGCCTGTCCTGCGGTCTGGATTATTCCTTTGCGGACAGCGGCGACGGTCCGGCCGTCTTCGTGATCATGCTGGTTGGTTTTGTCGTTGTTGGCCTGGTTCTCTTTGTCGAACTTTCCTTCCAGCCGCCCATCTGGCTGCACCTGTTGCTCTGGCTGCCGTTGACGGTTCTGCTGGCGGGCCTCGTCCTGCGTCCTCTCAAGGGACTGATGATTGCGCTGCAGTTCCGCCACCAGGCGGAAGAGGGACGTCTGGACGACGGTTCGGAATGA
- the rnhA gene encoding ribonuclease HI — MSDDNRVTIYTDGACSGNPGPGGWGVILRFGAHEKELQGGEAETTNNRMELTAAIEALNALKRPCAIDLYTDSTYVRSGIREWLAGWKRKNWRTSQNKPVKNADLWQALDAARERHDVTWHWVKGHAGHPDNERADELARAGMAPYKGGG, encoded by the coding sequence ATGAGCGACGACAACCGCGTCACGATCTATACAGACGGCGCCTGTTCCGGCAATCCGGGACCGGGCGGCTGGGGCGTCATCCTGCGCTTTGGTGCGCATGAAAAGGAACTCCAGGGCGGCGAAGCGGAAACCACGAACAACCGCATGGAACTGACTGCCGCGATCGAGGCACTCAACGCGCTCAAGCGCCCCTGTGCGATCGACCTCTACACGGACAGCACCTATGTGCGCAGCGGCATTCGCGAGTGGCTCGCGGGCTGGAAACGGAAGAACTGGCGCACCTCGCAGAACAAACCTGTTAAAAACGCTGACCTGTGGCAAGCCCTTGACGCAGCGAGGGAACGCCACGACGTCACCTGGCACTGGGTCAAGGGCCATGCAGGCCATCCGGACAATGAACGCGCAGATGAGCTGGCGCGCGCCGGTATGGCCCCTTATAAGGGCGGCGGATAA
- a CDS encoding pitrilysin family protein, whose product MNVKTTVLENGMTVVTDQMPYLKTAALGVWVRTGSRAETVDQNGITHLLEHMAFKGTKTRTARGIAEEIEAVGGELNASTSIEHTNYYARILAEDAPLAVDILADILQNSTFDAQELTREQHVILQEIGAANDSPEDQAFDLFQETAWPDQAIGRPILGTPETVQGFNRDALNTYLGERYRAPDMVLAAAGAVDHDDLVALAREKFGGFSGEQAATEAAANYCGGETLRPKELMEAQVLIGFEGRPYKSQDYYAIQILASVLGGGMSSRLFQEIREKHGLCYAIYSFHWAFSDTGLFGLHAATSQEDLGALMPMIVGELISATQTITDEEVARSRAQIRAGLMMALESPAARAGQIARQILVHGRVLDPDEISSKIEAVTAADLRRVAQETFVGTEPTLTAIGPVEGIMTRSELADRLQQGPVLRAASM is encoded by the coding sequence ATGAATGTAAAAACAACGGTCCTGGAAAACGGGATGACGGTCGTGACCGACCAGATGCCCTATCTGAAAACGGCGGCGCTTGGCGTCTGGGTGCGCACAGGGTCGCGCGCGGAGACCGTCGACCAGAACGGCATCACCCATCTTCTGGAACACATGGCTTTCAAGGGTACGAAGACCCGGACAGCGCGTGGCATTGCGGAAGAGATCGAAGCTGTCGGAGGGGAACTCAACGCGTCCACCAGCATCGAACATACCAACTATTATGCCCGCATTCTGGCCGAAGACGCGCCGCTTGCCGTCGATATCCTGGCCGATATCCTGCAGAACTCGACCTTTGACGCACAGGAACTGACCCGGGAACAGCACGTGATCCTTCAGGAGATCGGAGCTGCCAACGATTCCCCGGAAGATCAGGCGTTTGACCTCTTTCAGGAAACCGCGTGGCCGGATCAGGCCATCGGCCGGCCGATCCTGGGCACGCCGGAGACGGTCCAGGGCTTCAACCGGGATGCGCTGAACACCTATCTTGGCGAACGGTACCGGGCGCCCGACATGGTTCTGGCTGCGGCAGGCGCAGTCGATCATGACGATCTCGTTGCGCTGGCGCGCGAGAAATTCGGCGGGTTCAGCGGTGAGCAGGCGGCGACGGAAGCGGCGGCCAACTATTGCGGCGGCGAGACGCTTCGGCCGAAGGAACTGATGGAAGCCCAGGTGCTGATCGGTTTCGAAGGTCGGCCTTACAAGTCCCAGGACTATTATGCGATCCAGATCCTTGCCTCCGTGCTGGGCGGTGGCATGTCGTCCAGGCTGTTCCAGGAAATCCGGGAAAAGCACGGTCTGTGTTATGCGATCTACAGCTTCCACTGGGCATTTTCCGACACGGGTCTTTTCGGTCTGCACGCGGCCACCAGCCAGGAAGATCTTGGCGCGCTGATGCCGATGATCGTCGGCGAGCTGATCTCGGCGACGCAAACGATCACGGATGAAGAGGTCGCCCGTTCGCGCGCCCAGATCCGTGCTGGCCTGATGATGGCACTTGAGAGCCCGGCCGCCCGGGCCGGTCAGATCGCCCGTCAGATCCTTGTTCATGGCCGGGTGCTTGATCCGGACGAGATTTCCAGCAAGATCGAAGCCGTCACCGCGGCGGATCTGCGTCGGGTCGCTCAGGAAACATTTGTGGGAACCGAGCCGACCCTGACTGCGATCGGCCCGGTTGAGGGTATCATGACCAGAAGCGAACTCGCGGACCGCCTGCAGCAAGGCCCAGTTCTGCGGGCAGCATCCATGTAA
- a CDS encoding YqgE/AlgH family protein — protein sequence MAGTEATDTLEGQFLIAMPSMADSRFEHSVIYMCSHSEQGAMGLVVNQVARHLSLEELLIQLDIVNDESAIRLPPQIRDMNVHKGGPVEVERGFVLHSDDFMLNQSTLSIDNGICLTATLEILRALAQGDGPAQAMLALGYAGWGPGQLETEIQSNGWLTAPADPDILFDTDSGSKWHRALGSLGIDPAMLFSDAGHA from the coding sequence ATGGCAGGAACCGAAGCAACAGACACCCTTGAGGGACAGTTTCTGATTGCGATGCCGAGCATGGCAGACAGCCGGTTCGAACATTCCGTGATTTACATGTGTTCGCATTCCGAGCAGGGCGCGATGGGCCTGGTGGTCAACCAGGTGGCGCGACATCTCTCCCTGGAAGAGCTGCTCATTCAACTGGATATCGTCAACGACGAGAGTGCCATTCGCCTTCCGCCGCAAATTCGCGACATGAATGTCCACAAGGGCGGACCTGTCGAGGTCGAACGCGGCTTTGTGCTGCACAGCGACGACTTCATGCTCAACCAGTCCACGCTGAGTATCGACAACGGCATCTGCCTGACGGCAACCCTGGAAATCCTGCGTGCTCTGGCACAGGGGGATGGCCCGGCCCAGGCCATGCTTGCGCTTGGTTATGCCGGCTGGGGGCCTGGACAACTGGAAACCGAGATCCAGTCCAACGGCTGGCTGACGGCGCCCGCTGACCCGGACATTCTGTTTGACACCGATTCAGGTTCCAAGTGGCACCGGGCGCTCGGATCGCTCGGCATCGACCCGGCCATGCTGTTCTCGGACGCGGGCCACGCCTAG
- a CDS encoding peroxiredoxin, with the protein MTLKVGDRLPEATFNIMTGDGPGELKTGDLTAGKTVVLFGVPGAFTPTCHMNHLPGFVEHAETLKGKGVDEIAVVSVNDVFVMDAWKKASNAGDSVTFLSDTAAGFVDAAGLGLGPAPIFGHLRSQRFALIAKDGEVTFLAVEESPGEATKTGAAAILEALG; encoded by the coding sequence ATGACACTTAAGGTTGGGGACCGCCTTCCGGAGGCCACTTTCAATATCATGACCGGCGACGGGCCCGGCGAACTCAAGACCGGCGACCTGACGGCCGGCAAGACCGTGGTTCTGTTCGGCGTTCCGGGTGCGTTCACCCCGACCTGCCACATGAACCACCTGCCCGGCTTTGTCGAACATGCCGAAACCCTCAAGGGCAAGGGCGTTGACGAGATCGCCGTGGTCTCGGTCAATGACGTCTTTGTCATGGACGCCTGGAAAAAGGCCTCGAATGCCGGCGACAGCGTGACTTTCCTGTCCGACACCGCTGCCGGTTTCGTTGACGCGGCCGGGCTTGGCCTCGGGCCGGCACCGATCTTCGGTCACCTGCGGTCACAGCGGTTCGCCCTGATTGCCAAGGACGGCGAAGTCACGTTCCTTGCCGTGGAAGAAAGCCCGGGCGAAGCCACCAAGACCGGCGCCGCCGCAATCCTGGAAGCACTCGGCTAA
- a CDS encoding diacylglycerol kinase family protein: protein MRLFWRSGPASPRMIMPDLAGKVLIMANPTSGGYNAEFLDDVRKRLEDLGCKTEIRLTRHAGEIGELCSDPDLCVRTLVIAGGDGSINEALTGFQDHPDPPQLAVIPFGTANVLALELGLPRNPRAIAELIFQGKTRPLHFGLANGRPFVLMASTGFDAEVVHAVPLTLKRRFGKLAYVITALKTGLRRKSAELKIELDGACLAGKFAVASNARHYGGPFVICPGGATDPGLHMLVLERDDPWSSFCYGIALLLGRIHKARGASVTPFQRARISAKDHVAAQVDGDPFGATPLEIRQTDKTVPILVP from the coding sequence GTGAGACTTTTCTGGCGTTCCGGTCCGGCTTCACCGCGCATGATCATGCCCGATCTTGCGGGCAAGGTGCTGATCATGGCGAACCCCACGTCGGGCGGCTACAACGCCGAGTTTCTGGACGATGTCCGAAAACGTCTGGAAGATCTTGGCTGCAAAACGGAAATCCGGCTGACGCGGCATGCAGGCGAGATCGGCGAACTGTGCTCCGATCCGGACCTGTGCGTGCGGACCCTTGTCATCGCGGGCGGCGACGGCTCGATCAACGAAGCACTGACCGGTTTTCAGGATCACCCCGATCCGCCGCAGCTGGCCGTCATCCCCTTCGGGACTGCCAATGTGCTGGCTCTGGAACTGGGCCTGCCGCGCAATCCAAGAGCGATCGCCGAGTTGATCTTTCAGGGCAAGACCCGGCCGCTTCATTTCGGCCTGGCCAACGGGCGCCCCTTCGTGCTGATGGCCTCAACCGGCTTTGATGCCGAGGTCGTGCATGCCGTGCCGCTGACCCTGAAACGGCGCTTCGGCAAGCTTGCCTATGTCATCACCGCGCTCAAGACCGGTCTCCGCCGCAAGAGTGCCGAGCTCAAGATCGAGCTGGACGGTGCCTGCCTGGCAGGGAAATTCGCCGTTGCCAGCAATGCGCGCCACTATGGCGGACCATTTGTCATCTGTCCGGGCGGCGCCACGGATCCCGGTTTGCACATGCTGGTCCTGGAAAGAGACGATCCGTGGTCGTCCTTCTGTTACGGCATTGCCCTTCTGCTCGGACGGATCCACAAGGCGCGCGGTGCGTCCGTCACGCCATTCCAGCGCGCGCGCATTTCGGCAAAAGATCATGTGGCCGCCCAGGTCGACGGCGACCCCTTCGGCGCCACGCCGCTTGAGATCCGGCAGACGGACAAGACAGTGCCGATCCTGGTGCCCTGA
- the thrC gene encoding threonine synthase gives MKYSSTRGEAPVLEFSDVLLQGLARDGGLYLPETWPQFDADTIASFAGKSYQDVALEVIRPFVGDAIAEDVLKGMIDEAYAGFRHPAVTPLVQTGANTFILELFHGPTLAFKDVAMQLLGRMMDHVLSERGLRATIVGATSGDTGGAAIEAFRGRERSDIFILFPDGRVSNVQRRQMTTPTEDNVHALALTGNFDDCQAIVKGMFNHFSFRDRVALSGVNSINWARILAQIVYYFVAGAALGAPHRKISFTVPTGNFGDIFAGYAAMQMGLPVEKLVVATNVNDILARTLETGRYEKKGVKPTISPSMDIQVSSNFERLLSEVCGRDGESIRRMMNQLNQSGSFAIDAEPLEAMRAVFGAGRCDEDETTATIAETWREAGYLLDPHTAIGVHVAKAHDDGSAPMVVLGTAHPAKFPDAVEKAAGMRPELPENLKDMMTAEERQQVLAAEQGVVEHFIEEHARAVTAGV, from the coding sequence GTGAAATACAGCAGCACGCGGGGAGAAGCCCCGGTTCTGGAATTTTCGGATGTCCTGCTACAGGGACTTGCGCGCGACGGTGGTCTCTATCTTCCTGAAACCTGGCCGCAATTCGACGCTGACACGATCGCTTCCTTTGCCGGCAAGTCCTACCAGGACGTTGCCCTGGAAGTCATCCGCCCGTTTGTCGGTGACGCGATTGCCGAAGATGTGCTGAAAGGCATGATCGACGAAGCCTATGCCGGCTTCCGTCATCCGGCCGTGACGCCGCTGGTTCAGACCGGCGCGAACACATTCATCCTCGAACTGTTTCACGGCCCGACGCTGGCGTTCAAGGACGTTGCCATGCAGCTGCTTGGCCGCATGATGGACCATGTCCTGAGCGAGCGCGGGCTGCGCGCGACCATTGTCGGCGCGACGTCCGGCGATACGGGTGGCGCGGCTATTGAAGCCTTCCGCGGCCGCGAGCGGAGCGACATCTTCATCCTGTTTCCGGACGGGCGTGTTTCCAATGTCCAGCGGCGTCAGATGACGACACCGACGGAAGACAATGTTCATGCGCTGGCCCTGACCGGCAACTTCGACGATTGTCAGGCCATCGTCAAAGGCATGTTCAACCATTTCTCCTTCCGTGACCGGGTGGCGCTCTCCGGGGTCAACTCGATCAACTGGGCGCGGATCCTGGCACAGATCGTCTATTACTTCGTGGCTGGTGCAGCGCTCGGCGCGCCGCATCGGAAAATCTCCTTCACGGTGCCGACCGGAAACTTTGGCGACATCTTTGCCGGCTATGCCGCCATGCAGATGGGGCTGCCGGTCGAAAAGCTCGTTGTTGCGACCAATGTCAATGACATCCTGGCGCGCACGCTGGAGACCGGTCGCTACGAGAAGAAGGGCGTTAAGCCCACGATTTCCCCGTCCATGGACATCCAGGTGTCTTCCAATTTCGAACGGCTCCTGTCTGAAGTCTGTGGCCGTGACGGGGAGTCAATCCGGCGCATGATGAACCAGCTGAACCAGTCGGGCAGCTTTGCCATCGACGCCGAACCGCTTGAAGCCATGCGGGCGGTCTTTGGAGCCGGCCGCTGCGACGAGGACGAGACGACGGCAACCATTGCCGAGACCTGGCGCGAGGCAGGCTACCTCTTGGATCCGCACACGGCGATCGGGGTGCATGTCGCCAAGGCTCATGACGACGGATCGGCGCCGATGGTGGTGCTCGGAACGGCGCATCCGGCGAAATTCCCGGATGCCGTGGAAAAAGCCGCCGGGATGCGGCCGGAACTGCCTGAAAACTTGAAAGACATGATGACTGCGGAGGAGCGTCAGCAGGTATTGGCTGCCGAGCAGGGTGTGGTGGAACATTTCATCGAAGAACACGCCCGGGCCGTCACCGCTGGGGTGTAA
- a CDS encoding protein-disulfide reductase DsbD domain-containing protein produces the protein MKRLTAIFVAFVSFLPAAAQAAMTDWTEVKGGAVRLIAAGPSEGGRYLAGLEFLLEPGWHTYWRHPGESGIPPQISFHGSSNLKAVEVLYPAPERYSDGFSESIVYHDGIVLPLRIEAEDVDRPVSVSIDLFFGVCSDICVPGDATMTLELGPQSEQDALAERLIERDLDAVPAPQGSAGHEQLQVTSVALDPSGSLRIEAETGDIAGPDLFAAGPEGSFIGLPKPAENASGTSVWTLSTKGLATTPEDQTLRLVLTAGDQAVEHLVPIHPDWVR, from the coding sequence ATGAAAAGACTGACCGCCATCTTCGTTGCGTTTGTGAGCTTCCTGCCAGCCGCCGCTCAGGCTGCCATGACCGACTGGACCGAAGTGAAGGGGGGCGCCGTCCGCCTGATCGCCGCCGGTCCATCGGAGGGTGGCCGTTATCTCGCCGGGCTGGAGTTTCTGCTGGAGCCGGGCTGGCACACCTATTGGCGCCACCCCGGCGAATCCGGTATTCCGCCGCAAATCTCGTTTCATGGCAGTTCCAATCTGAAGGCCGTGGAGGTGCTCTACCCGGCTCCCGAGCGCTACAGCGACGGTTTTTCGGAATCGATCGTCTATCACGACGGCATCGTTCTGCCGCTTCGGATCGAAGCGGAAGATGTGGACCGGCCCGTCTCCGTGTCCATCGACCTGTTCTTCGGTGTCTGCAGCGATATCTGCGTCCCTGGCGATGCGACCATGACACTCGAACTTGGTCCGCAAAGCGAACAGGACGCCCTGGCGGAACGCCTGATCGAGCGGGACCTGGACGCTGTCCCCGCCCCTCAGGGCTCAGCTGGACACGAGCAGCTGCAGGTAACTTCGGTCGCCCTGGACCCGTCCGGCTCGCTTCGCATCGAGGCCGAAACCGGCGACATTGCTGGCCCCGATCTCTTCGCGGCCGGGCCGGAAGGATCCTTTATCGGTCTGCCCAAACCGGCCGAAAACGCCAGTGGCACGTCGGTCTGGACGCTCTCCACCAAGGGGCTTGCCACCACACCGGAGGATCAGACCCTCAGGCTCGTCCTGACAGCCGGCGATCAAGCGGTGGAACATCTTGTCCCCATCCACCCGGACTGGGTTCGCTGA
- a CDS encoding SURF1 family protein has product MTRSENQDKAPMRKLLFPTLATAVALAILFNLGFWQLDRLAWKEKLIEQVEAGVSAAPVDAPGPVAWSGMALEDDYRHVALSGRFLDGAVYYYTALNKPVGAIGGPGRLVYAPFETEDGWVVLINRGFIPQDLDPAAGQRLAKSPVGTLRLTGLLRLSEKPNWTTPAPSEGLWFARDTQAMGEVLDIAPEKLAPYSVDLDVEFTPASGLPQAGETIVQFKNDHLGYALTWFGLAATLIGVYLTYSASVLWPRRRAQ; this is encoded by the coding sequence ATGACCCGTTCAGAAAACCAGGACAAGGCGCCCATGCGCAAACTGCTTTTTCCGACACTCGCGACTGCCGTGGCGCTCGCCATCCTGTTCAATCTGGGTTTCTGGCAGCTGGACCGGCTGGCCTGGAAGGAAAAGCTCATCGAACAGGTGGAAGCCGGGGTGTCGGCGGCCCCTGTGGACGCCCCAGGTCCCGTGGCCTGGTCTGGCATGGCTCTGGAAGACGATTATCGGCACGTCGCGCTGAGCGGCCGCTTTCTCGACGGGGCCGTCTATTATTACACGGCCCTCAACAAGCCGGTCGGAGCCATCGGTGGTCCGGGACGGCTGGTCTACGCACCTTTCGAGACGGAGGACGGCTGGGTTGTCCTGATCAACCGCGGGTTCATTCCGCAGGATCTCGATCCGGCAGCGGGTCAACGGCTTGCAAAGTCACCAGTCGGCACATTGCGTCTTACGGGCCTGCTGCGCCTGAGCGAAAAACCAAACTGGACGACGCCGGCACCGAGTGAGGGGCTCTGGTTTGCGCGCGACACGCAGGCCATGGGCGAGGTCCTAGATATCGCACCGGAAAAGCTTGCCCCCTACAGCGTCGATCTAGATGTCGAATTCACGCCGGCGTCAGGCCTCCCGCAGGCCGGAGAGACCATTGTCCAGTTCAAGAACGACCATCTGGGATACGCCCTGACCTGGTTCGGTCTGGCTGCAACGCTGATCGGCGTCTACCTGACCTACTCCGCAAGCGTTTTGTGGCCACGTCGGCGTGCGCAATAG